In Nostoc sp. CENA543, a single genomic region encodes these proteins:
- the argJ gene encoding bifunctional ornithine acetyltransferase/N-acetylglutamate synthase gives MAEWQEITGGVTAPKGYKAAGITAGLKPSGLPDLALIVSDVEAIAAGVFTTSQVKAACVDYCRQRLQAKPFARAILCNAGQANAATGSQGVRDAEESAELLAKELNISPESILLASTGVIGQRIKMDALRGGIPKLVAALSPTGSDTAAGAIITTDLVTKSIALETTIADRPVRIGGIAKGSGMIHPNMATMLAFVTCDAAVSPHLWQEMLSRAADRSFNSITVDGDTSTNDSLIALANGESRTPAITEMGAEAEKLEAMLTAVCQHLAKAIARDGEGATCLMEVQVTGAHDELAARQIAKTIAGSSLVKSAIFGRDPNWGRIAAAAGRAGVPFEQENLNIKLGDFLLFENGQPLPFDRAAASAYLKQAAANSVLPQDFVATNNSNDLSVDRKNIPGQRVDNPVIIAVNVGNGHGAGKAWGCDLSYDYVKINAEYTT, from the coding sequence ATGGCAGAGTGGCAGGAAATTACTGGTGGAGTGACAGCACCTAAAGGTTATAAGGCGGCTGGGATTACTGCTGGGTTGAAGCCTTCGGGATTGCCGGATTTGGCTTTGATAGTATCAGATGTGGAAGCGATCGCAGCTGGTGTATTTACTACCAGCCAAGTCAAAGCTGCTTGTGTAGATTATTGTCGTCAACGCTTGCAAGCTAAACCATTTGCGCGGGCGATTCTCTGCAACGCTGGACAAGCTAACGCCGCTACAGGTAGTCAAGGTGTGCGGGATGCAGAAGAAAGTGCAGAATTGTTGGCAAAAGAGTTAAATATTTCCCCAGAATCGATTCTTTTAGCTTCTACAGGGGTAATCGGTCAGCGTATTAAAATGGATGCGCTGCGGGGTGGAATTCCCAAATTAGTCGCAGCACTATCTCCTACTGGGTCAGATACGGCCGCAGGTGCAATTATCACTACAGATTTAGTCACTAAATCCATTGCCCTGGAAACTACTATCGCAGATCGTCCAGTCCGCATTGGTGGCATTGCTAAAGGTTCGGGGATGATTCATCCAAATATGGCGACGATGTTAGCTTTTGTTACTTGTGATGCAGCTGTCTCACCGCATCTATGGCAAGAAATGTTAAGCAGAGCAGCAGACAGAAGCTTTAATTCTATTACTGTAGATGGTGATACCAGTACCAACGATAGCCTGATTGCTCTAGCTAATGGTGAATCGCGCACCCCAGCAATTACAGAAATGGGTGCAGAAGCCGAAAAATTAGAGGCCATGTTAACAGCAGTATGTCAGCATTTAGCCAAAGCGATCGCTCGTGATGGTGAAGGTGCAACTTGTCTGATGGAAGTGCAAGTTACAGGGGCGCATGACGAACTTGCAGCCAGACAAATCGCCAAAACCATCGCAGGTTCATCCCTAGTGAAATCCGCTATCTTCGGTCGTGACCCCAATTGGGGACGCATCGCCGCCGCCGCCGGACGCGCAGGTGTACCTTTTGAGCAAGAAAATTTGAATATTAAACTGGGGGATTTTCTCCTGTTTGAAAACGGTCAACCTTTACCATTTGACCGCGCCGCCGCTAGTGCATATTTAAAGCAAGCGGCAGCGAATTCTGTGCTTCCCCAAGACTTTGTTGCGACTAACAATAGTAATGATTTATCCGTTGATCGCAAGAATATTCCAGGTCAAAGAGTAGATAATCCAGTAATTATCGCTGTCAACGTTGGTAACGGTCACGGTGCAGGTAAAGCGTGGGGCTGTGATTTAAGTTACGACTACGTGAAAATTAACGCTGAGTACACAACATAA